In Bacteroidia bacterium, a single genomic region encodes these proteins:
- a CDS encoding cyclic nucleotide-binding domain-containing protein gives MGWGKFFGEMALLGKEDRNLTAISVMETRVWKLKRMKLFQVFSEEAVTLAEIIQRLTERLMKQNISTLANIKLKEKELLKENGQLKRDLEELQEELDLVKRKLKTANAKIQTSGDKKLYLPLSKSFINAINAMNEGEYTRLAEEIQSFRKSTRSEIKKVKLSDILDENIRNAYLSFQSEINSTQILIQREYSQNNLELTLNKVEFGGVFQNILDFIFDNLQRKSQKSAFDYIPKLTVSLEKNAFGNLIRFKFNGIKISTQNFDTTEYHSFTSPMKSNSDYCFDLFTCGLIVKHLYHGKLMYLGEESLNTMEWYLGDQIGSN, from the coding sequence ATTGGATGGGGAAAGTTTTTTGGAGAAATGGCCTTATTGGGGAAGGAAGACCGGAACCTAACAGCCATTTCGGTCATGGAAACCAGGGTGTGGAAGTTAAAGCGGATGAAGCTATTTCAGGTGTTTTCGGAGGAGGCTGTGACTTTGGCAGAAATAATTCAGCGCCTTACCGAAAGGCTGATGAAACAAAACATCAGCACCTTAGCCAATATTAAGTTAAAAGAAAAAGAGTTGCTGAAAGAAAACGGGCAACTAAAGCGCGATTTGGAAGAGTTGCAAGAGGAATTGGATTTAGTGAAGAGAAAGTTAAAAACTGCCAATGCCAAAATTCAAACTTCGGGCGACAAAAAACTGTACCTACCCCTATCGAAGAGCTTTATTAATGCAATAAACGCAATGAATGAGGGTGAATATACCCGGCTGGCAGAAGAAATACAAAGTTTTAGAAAAAGTACCCGGAGTGAGATAAAAAAAGTGAAGTTGAGCGATATTTTAGACGAGAATATCCGGAACGCCTACCTATCCTTTCAATCGGAAATAAATTCAACACAAATATTGATTCAGCGTGAATATTCACAAAACAATTTGGAATTGACCCTTAATAAAGTAGAGTTTGGTGGGGTTTTTCAGAATATTTTGGATTTTATTTTCGACAATTTACAGCGAAAGTCACAGAAATCGGCTTTTGATTATATACCTAAGCTTACCGTTAGCCTGGAAAAGAATGCTTTTGGCAACCTGATTCGGTTTAAGTTCAATGGAATTAAGATTTCGACCCAGAATTTCGACACCACGGAATACCATTCCTTTACCTCACCTATGAAAAGCAATTCGGATTATTGTTTTGATTTGTTTACCTGTGGCTTAATTGTTAAGCATTTATACCATGGCAAATTGATGTATTTAGGTGAAGAAAGTTTGAATACCATGGAATGGTACTTAGGTGATCAGATTGGAAGTAATTAG